In Anaerosporomusa subterranea, one DNA window encodes the following:
- the bioB gene encoding biotin synthase BioB has protein sequence MTDSFVVHLGEKVLRGHSVTYDEALTLIGIPQHDIMLVAAYANKIREHFAGNRIDMCGVINARSGLCTEDCKFCAQSVFHNTNISSYDLLDASQLLEKARDAEALGAKRVSIVTSGKGMESSPTFSSIIEAIQVIQKKTRLSVCANLGTITLQQAQALASVGVKRYAHNIETSERFYPSICSTHPFSERVATLRAAKAAGMELCTGGIIGMGESWQDRISMAFTLKEHDVRSIPLNILNPIRGTALEKVCPPNPLEIILTFALFRFILPDKVIRPAGGREINLRDMQGAALLAGANGLIVGNYLTFTGRDAAMDFVMAKDAGMTPE, from the coding sequence ATGACAGATTCTTTCGTTGTCCATTTAGGAGAAAAAGTGCTACGCGGCCATTCTGTTACATATGACGAAGCGTTAACATTAATCGGAATCCCCCAGCATGACATTATGCTGGTCGCAGCTTACGCCAACAAGATTAGGGAGCATTTTGCAGGAAATCGGATCGATATGTGCGGAGTCATTAACGCACGATCAGGTCTGTGTACCGAAGACTGCAAGTTTTGCGCACAATCTGTTTTCCACAATACAAACATCTCTTCTTACGACTTGCTGGATGCAAGCCAGCTATTGGAGAAAGCCAGAGACGCAGAAGCACTTGGTGCCAAACGCGTAAGCATTGTAACCAGCGGCAAGGGAATGGAGTCTAGCCCCACTTTTTCCAGTATCATCGAAGCAATACAGGTGATACAAAAGAAAACACGACTGAGCGTTTGCGCCAACCTTGGAACAATAACCCTTCAGCAAGCACAGGCCCTGGCAAGCGTTGGTGTGAAACGTTACGCCCACAACATCGAAACAAGCGAGCGCTTTTATCCGAGCATCTGCTCGACCCACCCATTCAGCGAACGGGTCGCGACACTTCGAGCCGCTAAAGCCGCTGGTATGGAATTATGTACAGGTGGAATTATCGGCATGGGAGAATCATGGCAAGACCGTATTTCTATGGCTTTCACATTAAAAGAGCATGACGTCCGCTCCATTCCCCTCAACATACTCAATCCCATCCGCGGCACCGCCCTTGAAAAGGTCTGCCCACCAAACCCACTTGAGATAATTTTGACATTCGCCCTATTCCGGTTCATTTTACCGGATAAAGTGATCCGCCCCGCCGGAGGCCGCGAGATCAATCTCCGAGACATGCAGGGCGCCGCACTTCTTGCGGGAGCGAATGGACTGATAGTCGGCAATTATCTTACCTTCACCGGTCGAGATGCTGCCATGGATTTCGTCATGGCAAAAGACGCCGGCATGACACCGGAATAA
- a CDS encoding YezD family protein, whose protein sequence is MPIKPTCVSQDALTIIVDSIRSVSHGTVALIVQDGRLLQIERTDKIRLDSFRKSNPGVNRSADIGRIAHENILDDRQIARLRCRVAEQLKDLAFGQIILIIKDNLLVQIERIEKQRLAGLEGIYGDGI, encoded by the coding sequence ATGCCAATTAAACCTACTTGCGTCTCCCAAGATGCATTGACCATTATTGTCGACTCGATCCGGTCCGTTTCTCATGGCACAGTCGCGTTAATCGTACAGGATGGGCGTTTGTTGCAGATCGAGAGGACTGATAAGATTCGTTTGGATTCTTTTAGAAAGTCCAATCCTGGTGTAAATCGGTCTGCCGATATCGGGCGAATTGCCCATGAGAATATTCTGGATGACCGGCAAATCGCGCGTCTCCGCTGCAGAGTTGCTGAGCAACTGAAGGATTTAGCTTTCGGGCAAATTATCCTGATTATCAAAGATAATCTGTTGGTTCAAATAGAAAGGATTGAGAAACAGCGATTGGCGGGATTGGAGGGGATATATGGGGACGGTATTTAG